A section of the Ignavibacteriales bacterium genome encodes:
- the lolA gene encoding outer membrane lipoprotein chaperone LolA → MTKLTANLSATLLILLLSVGATFSQDAQEIIKKTQETYSGLDNAKATFSQTTKYSSGKSENSSGTLYVKGDDMYRIETSGRVVVTDGKTSWSYSPKKKQVVIDNYKDDKYTFSPNKFLFDYPKEFYSDLEGEANLKGFDCFVLKLTPRNKGTVKSAKIWIDKNDYIIRKITISDSNGSTTYTLNKITFNPGISSSKFTFETPNGVDVIDLR, encoded by the coding sequence ATGACTAAATTAACTGCAAACCTATCAGCAACGCTGCTTATCCTATTATTGTCCGTTGGAGCCACTTTTTCTCAGGATGCACAGGAAATAATAAAGAAGACGCAGGAAACATACAGCGGTTTAGATAACGCAAAAGCTACTTTTTCTCAAACTACTAAATACAGTTCAGGAAAGTCTGAAAATTCATCAGGTACTTTATATGTAAAAGGTGATGATATGTACAGGATAGAAACCAGCGGAAGAGTTGTAGTAACCGATGGCAAAACATCATGGTCATATTCTCCTAAGAAGAAACAGGTTGTAATAGACAATTATAAGGATGATAAATACACTTTTTCACCTAATAAATTCCTTTTTGATTATCCGAAAGAGTTCTATTCAGACCTCGAAGGTGAAGCAAATCTGAAGGGATTTGACTGTTTCGTGCTTAAACTTACCCCAAGGAACAAAGGAACGGTAAAATCTGCAAAAATATGGATAGATAAGAATGATTACATTATCAGGAAGATCACTATTAGTGATAGTAACGGATCGACAACATATACATTGAATAAAATAACATTTAATCCCGGTATCAGCTCATCAAAGTTTACGTTTGAGACTCCAAACGGAGTGGACGTTATCGATCTCAGGTAA
- a CDS encoding flippase-like domain-containing protein — protein sequence MSDKTKNILKFVIFSVVIVLLMYLAFKDVNFNELLTQLKEANYFIALAAALIGVVIGGIIRAYRWKFFLEPIKKDIHFRNLFSSMMIGYMMNSIVPKSGEVSRPVVFAKQEDVSRAASFGTIIAERIFDMLSLFVSFGFCLFYFKDSIFDAFGNDFEQYALYGSIIVMVVVIVIILMIMNLEKTEYLIEKYLVRFLPQKIQAKVKDILVSMINGFLFIKYPKNYLIIFVLSVLLWTSYVLSTYVMFFAFGIDLNFLDANLVLTIITFTLVLPLPGNSAGAFHVVCTTVLVSIYHLNKEVSLSYATVSHLLNFVLLVAIGFYYSIKENIKINLKYDKVETT from the coding sequence TTGTCAGATAAGACTAAAAACATACTTAAGTTCGTAATCTTTTCGGTAGTGATCGTCTTGCTGATGTACCTGGCATTTAAAGACGTAAATTTCAATGAACTCCTCACCCAGCTTAAAGAAGCAAACTACTTCATCGCATTAGCGGCGGCGCTGATAGGTGTTGTGATCGGCGGTATTATCAGGGCTTACCGGTGGAAATTTTTCCTTGAACCAATAAAAAAGGACATCCACTTCCGAAATCTCTTTTCATCCATGATGATCGGCTACATGATGAACAGCATTGTACCGAAATCGGGAGAAGTGTCCCGCCCGGTAGTATTCGCAAAGCAGGAGGATGTATCACGCGCGGCTTCATTCGGAACAATAATTGCGGAGCGCATTTTTGACATGCTTTCTTTATTTGTGTCGTTCGGTTTCTGTCTGTTTTATTTTAAAGACAGCATCTTCGACGCGTTTGGGAATGACTTCGAGCAGTATGCGCTGTACGGTTCAATAATTGTGATGGTTGTTGTTATCGTCATTATCCTGATGATAATGAATCTCGAAAAGACGGAATATCTGATAGAGAAATACCTGGTACGCTTTTTGCCACAGAAGATACAGGCAAAGGTGAAGGACATCCTAGTATCCATGATAAACGGCTTTCTATTTATAAAATATCCTAAGAACTACCTTATCATATTTGTTCTTTCGGTTTTATTGTGGACGAGTTATGTGCTATCTACGTATGTAATGTTTTTCGCTTTCGGTATAGATCTGAATTTCCTCGATGCAAACCTGGTGCTTACGATAATAACGTTTACGCTTGTTCTCCCGTTGCCTGGAAACTCTGCCGGTGCATTCCATGTGGTTTGTACGACGGTACTGGTGAGTATATATCATCTTAATAAGGAAGTTTCGCTGAGCTATGCAACGGTTAGTCATTTACTCAATTTTGTTCTGCTGGTTGCTATAGGGTTTTACTATTCCATCAAGGAAAATATCAAGATCAAC